A single region of the Actinoplanes sp. SE50/110 genome encodes:
- a CDS encoding nuclear transport factor 2 family protein translates to MTIKDIFLDAFGRFAAGDVDVLRQVIRDDFVNHDPDTPRDKDGFIDATINGPIGSSTLDLKRVIADDIFVVAHYRLVPAGGGLGEAVADVWRFEGDLIVEHWDVAQPVTAPDQV, encoded by the coding sequence ATGACAATCAAGGACATCTTCCTGGACGCGTTCGGCCGTTTCGCGGCCGGCGACGTCGACGTGCTGCGTCAGGTGATCCGCGACGACTTCGTCAACCACGACCCGGACACCCCGCGTGACAAGGACGGTTTCATTGACGCCACGATCAACGGCCCGATCGGGTCGTCGACCCTCGACCTCAAGCGGGTGATCGCCGACGACATCTTCGTGGTCGCCCACTACCGGCTGGTCCCGGCCGGCGGCGGGCTCGGCGAGGCGGTGGCGGACGTCTGGCGCTTCGAGGGCGACCTGATCGTCGAGCACTGGGACGTCGCCCAGCCGGTGACCGCTCCCGATCAGGTGTGA
- a CDS encoding DUF4360 domain-containing protein — MLHTITAGVLLATSLAGAPATAWHGAPPPTDKMIIGVVAANGSGCSGKSANVQVSPDNTAFTVTYSDFTAQTGPDAKPTDYRKNCQLALDVHVPSGYTYAVAGADYRGFGHLEEGATGSETAFYYFQGESHSTRIPHNFKGWMDNDWQQTDKVEVGSFSFLPCGEQRYLNVNVELRVNPGWSSRKATSFLSMDSSDGNLDTVYHVAWQKC, encoded by the coding sequence ATGTTGCACACGATCACCGCGGGCGTCCTGCTCGCCACATCCCTGGCCGGGGCCCCGGCCACCGCGTGGCACGGCGCGCCGCCACCGACCGACAAGATGATCATCGGGGTGGTGGCGGCGAACGGGTCGGGCTGCTCCGGCAAGAGCGCGAACGTGCAGGTCTCCCCGGACAACACCGCGTTCACCGTCACCTACAGCGACTTCACCGCGCAGACCGGGCCGGACGCGAAACCCACCGACTACCGGAAGAACTGCCAGCTGGCGCTCGACGTGCACGTGCCGTCCGGCTACACCTACGCGGTGGCCGGGGCCGACTACCGCGGATTCGGCCACCTCGAGGAGGGGGCGACCGGGTCGGAGACGGCGTTCTACTACTTCCAGGGCGAGTCGCACTCCACCCGGATCCCGCACAACTTCAAGGGCTGGATGGACAACGACTGGCAGCAGACCGACAAGGTCGAGGTCGGGTCGTTCTCCTTCCTGCCGTGCGGCGAGCAGCGGTACCTGAACGTCAACGTCGAGCTGCGGGTCAACCCCGGCTGGTCGTCGCGCAAGGCGACCAGCTTCCTGAGCATGGACTCCTCCGACGGCAACCTGGACACCGTCTACCACGTCGCCTGGCAGAAGTGCTGA
- a CDS encoding glycoside hydrolase family 26 protein, whose protein sequence is MKRSTLRKTVLTLAALAAGLGIATAAPASAQAAPTTAKTTTKECVTGAKLVPTCGVLWGAAAGGFTGKPREVEHRAWERASGRTATIFHTYHKGDEKFPTDAEIAMARDKAHPRVLLMNWRVEYGTTWAGVAAGKEDKRIDAFAQRIKTKFPEKFYLVLNHEPEDDVIPTAGSGMTAKDFAASFRHVIQRLRADGVSNAVSVVAYMGNEKWMAQSWWKDLYPGNDVVDWIGLDSYVSAEKNYYHAGVFADLLDRKAKGGVGFYDWAVRNHPGKPMMVAEWGAYHRVGKVVNKSAVFNSVLPELAKRPAIKAIVYFDTKKDLYGDRDISIDSSPASLASFRKLAASPLFNVTVR, encoded by the coding sequence GTGAAGCGCTCGACGCTGCGCAAGACCGTACTGACGCTCGCCGCTCTCGCTGCCGGCCTCGGCATCGCGACGGCCGCGCCGGCCTCGGCCCAGGCCGCGCCGACCACCGCCAAGACCACCACCAAGGAGTGCGTCACCGGCGCCAAGCTGGTCCCGACCTGCGGCGTGCTGTGGGGCGCCGCGGCCGGCGGCTTCACCGGCAAGCCGCGCGAGGTGGAGCACCGCGCCTGGGAGCGGGCGAGCGGCCGCACCGCGACGATCTTCCACACGTACCACAAGGGTGACGAGAAGTTCCCGACCGACGCGGAGATCGCGATGGCCCGGGACAAGGCGCACCCGCGGGTCCTGCTGATGAACTGGCGCGTCGAGTACGGCACCACCTGGGCCGGGGTCGCCGCCGGCAAGGAGGACAAGCGGATCGACGCGTTCGCCCAGCGGATCAAGACCAAGTTCCCGGAGAAGTTCTACCTGGTCCTCAACCACGAGCCGGAGGACGACGTGATCCCGACCGCCGGTTCCGGGATGACCGCCAAGGACTTCGCCGCCTCGTTCCGGCACGTGATCCAGCGGCTGCGCGCCGACGGCGTGAGCAACGCGGTCAGCGTCGTCGCGTACATGGGCAACGAGAAGTGGATGGCCCAGTCCTGGTGGAAGGACCTCTACCCGGGCAACGACGTGGTCGACTGGATCGGCCTGGACTCGTACGTCAGCGCGGAGAAGAACTACTACCACGCCGGCGTGTTCGCCGACCTGCTGGACCGTAAGGCCAAGGGCGGCGTCGGCTTCTACGACTGGGCGGTGCGCAACCACCCGGGCAAGCCGATGATGGTCGCCGAGTGGGGCGCCTACCACCGGGTCGGCAAGGTCGTGAACAAGTCCGCGGTGTTCAACAGCGTGCTGCCGGAGCTGGCCAAGCGGCCGGCGATCAAGGCGATCGTCTACTTCGACACCAAGAAGGACCTGTACGGCGACCGTGACATCAGCATCGACAGCTCGCCGGCGTCGCTCGCCTCGTTCCGCAAGCTGGCCGCCAGCCCGCTGTTCAACGTCACGGTTCGCTGA
- a CDS encoding copper resistance CopC family protein, with the protein MTKRLMVVLAAIVAVLVPAAPALAHNPLVGAVPAKNATVTAAPAEVKLTFLEKLDPATTKLTVTGPDGAAVAEPVVTGKSVTVSFGTPLGNGKYTVAYQLTADDGDVIKSSYTFTVAVAQASPSAAASDAPIAAVSVVPAVTVAAPAAPSQDKGNGPWLGLAAGIGVLVLLGAGIFVFLRRRRTT; encoded by the coding sequence ATGACGAAACGCCTGATGGTTGTTCTGGCCGCGATCGTGGCGGTGCTGGTGCCGGCGGCGCCGGCGTTGGCGCACAATCCGCTGGTGGGGGCGGTGCCGGCGAAAAACGCGACGGTCACGGCGGCGCCCGCCGAGGTGAAGCTGACCTTCCTGGAGAAACTCGACCCGGCGACCACCAAACTGACCGTTACCGGACCGGACGGGGCCGCGGTGGCCGAGCCGGTGGTGACCGGGAAGTCGGTTACGGTGAGTTTCGGGACGCCACTGGGCAACGGGAAGTACACCGTGGCGTACCAGCTGACCGCGGACGACGGTGACGTGATCAAGAGTTCGTACACGTTCACGGTGGCCGTGGCCCAGGCCAGCCCCTCCGCGGCCGCCTCCGACGCGCCGATCGCGGCGGTCAGCGTGGTCCCGGCGGTGACCGTGGCGGCTCCGGCGGCACCCTCGCAGGACAAGGGGAACGGCCCGTGGCTGGGCCTGGCCGCCGGAATCGGGGTGCTGGTGCTCCTCGGCGCCGGCATCTTCGTGTTCCTGCGGCGGCGCCGCACCACCTAG
- a CDS encoding FAD-dependent oxidoreductase → MPTEPTPLDLTADVVVAGGGPAGAWAALTAAQAGADVLLLDKGYCGTSGPTASGGTGVWYVQPDPDQREKAMASREALGGHLADRRWAARVLDQTFENMNRLAVEARYPFPEVGGEPYRRGVQGPEYMRRMRSWIRRAGVRILDHSPVLELLTDPGGTVAGVRGHRRQHDTAYRVRAGAVVLATGGCAFLSGALGCDVDTGDGALYAAEAGAELSGMEFSNAYGIAPAFSSVTKTAYYNFATFYRADGSHLAGASSQGGRSVIAAELLRGGTVLCSIDRADAGQQAQMRIGQPNFFLPFDRLGIDPFTERFPVTLLLEGTVRGTGGIRIAGDDCATTVPGLYAAGDAATRELICGGFTGGGSHNSAWAMSSGTWAGRGAARFAAGLGAGSHRRRLVSAGADGPPQADASGALEVVRAQVHPYDKNYLRHGDRLRPALDELNGVWSALRGSAGARGAQAVRTRQAAAMVAHARWMYTSALARTESRGMARREDFPALDPAQHHRLTVGGLDDLWVRPEQAAVRAVAS, encoded by the coding sequence ATGCCTACCGAACCCACCCCGCTCGACCTCACCGCCGACGTCGTCGTCGCCGGCGGTGGACCGGCCGGCGCCTGGGCCGCTCTCACCGCGGCTCAGGCCGGTGCCGACGTGCTGCTGCTCGACAAGGGTTACTGCGGGACCAGCGGGCCGACCGCGTCCGGCGGCACCGGTGTCTGGTATGTGCAGCCCGACCCGGACCAGCGCGAGAAGGCGATGGCCAGCCGCGAGGCGCTCGGCGGCCACCTCGCCGACCGGCGCTGGGCGGCCCGGGTGCTGGACCAGACCTTCGAGAACATGAACCGGCTGGCGGTCGAGGCCCGCTACCCGTTCCCGGAGGTCGGCGGCGAGCCGTACCGACGCGGCGTGCAGGGCCCGGAGTACATGCGGCGGATGCGCTCCTGGATTCGCCGGGCCGGGGTGCGCATCCTCGACCACAGCCCGGTGCTGGAGCTGCTCACCGACCCGGGCGGCACGGTTGCCGGGGTGCGCGGGCACCGGCGCCAGCACGACACCGCATACCGGGTGCGGGCCGGGGCGGTGGTGCTGGCGACCGGCGGGTGCGCGTTCCTGAGCGGGGCGCTGGGCTGCGACGTGGACACCGGGGACGGCGCGCTCTACGCCGCCGAGGCCGGGGCCGAGCTGTCCGGGATGGAGTTCTCCAACGCGTACGGGATCGCCCCCGCGTTCTCCTCGGTGACCAAGACGGCGTACTACAACTTCGCCACCTTCTACCGCGCCGACGGCAGCCACCTGGCGGGCGCGAGCAGCCAGGGCGGGCGCTCGGTGATCGCCGCCGAGCTGCTGCGCGGCGGGACCGTCCTGTGCAGCATCGACCGGGCCGACGCCGGGCAGCAGGCGCAGATGCGGATCGGGCAGCCGAACTTCTTCCTCCCCTTCGACCGGCTCGGCATCGACCCGTTCACCGAGCGCTTCCCGGTGACGCTGCTGCTGGAGGGCACGGTCCGGGGCACCGGCGGGATCCGGATCGCCGGCGACGACTGCGCCACCACGGTGCCCGGGCTGTACGCGGCCGGGGACGCCGCGACCCGGGAGCTGATCTGCGGCGGGTTCACCGGCGGGGGCAGCCACAACTCGGCATGGGCGATGTCGTCGGGGACCTGGGCGGGCCGGGGCGCCGCACGCTTCGCGGCCGGGCTCGGCGCGGGCTCGCACCGGCGGCGGCTGGTGTCCGCGGGCGCGGACGGGCCGCCCCAGGCGGACGCGAGCGGGGCACTCGAGGTGGTGCGCGCGCAGGTCCACCCGTACGACAAGAATTATCTGCGGCACGGCGACCGGTTGCGACCCGCCCTCGACGAGTTGAACGGCGTCTGGTCGGCGCTGCGCGGCAGCGCCGGCGCCCGCGGCGCGCAAGCGGTCCGCACCCGGCAGGCCGCCGCGATGGTGGCGCACGCCCGGTGGATGTACACCAGCGCGCTGGCGCGCACCGAGAGCCGCGGGATGGCGCGGCGCGAGGACTTCCCGGCCCTCGACCCGGCCCAGCACCACCGCCTGACCGTGGGTGGTCTCGATGACCTGTGGGTACGGCCCGAGCAGGCCGCCGTGCGGGCGGTGGCGTCGTGA
- a CDS encoding ferredoxin family protein, protein MIELVSADRCVTCDVCIAVCPTNVFDRGADGVPVIARHGDCQTCFMCEAHCPADALFVAPLRTPAEPGSPLRDEAHLTARGLLGSYRKEIGWGRGRKPGARLAVGPELGPPS, encoded by the coding sequence GTGATCGAGCTGGTCTCCGCGGACCGCTGCGTGACATGTGACGTGTGCATCGCGGTCTGCCCGACGAACGTGTTCGACCGCGGTGCGGACGGTGTACCGGTGATCGCCCGGCACGGCGACTGCCAGACCTGCTTCATGTGTGAGGCGCACTGCCCGGCCGACGCGCTGTTCGTGGCGCCGCTGCGGACCCCGGCCGAGCCCGGGTCGCCGCTGCGCGACGAGGCGCACCTGACCGCGCGGGGGCTGCTCGGCAGTTACCGCAAGGAGATCGGCTGGGGCCGGGGCCGCAAGCCCGGCGCACGTCTGGCAGTGGGACCGGAGCTGGGCCCGCCATCCTGA
- a CDS encoding carbohydrate-binding module family 20 domain-containing protein, with protein MTKRLVLAAVTSLALAGAGVAGISLAGTASAAVSLNNSDVTANLWEWNFDSVAAACTSQLGPAGYGAVQVAPPQESVTLASTSDGAHPWWEVYQPVSYDVSGRLGTQAQFTSMVTTCHNAGVRVYVDAVINHMAGSNNTGGSGYGGSTFNATGYSYPAVPYSYNDFHHPNDGYCNDDDGQIDDYSNAAEVQNCELVSLSDLKSQDTGVRTKIAGYLNKLVDWGVDGFRVDAAKHMAAADLSAIKALLHNTTEGRSPYFAQEVIPGGSGAIAPSAYTGIGDVLGFSYAYGLKTQFANGTLSNLSGIPSWSLDATSDQTAAMVTNHDLERNGSTLRYQDGSTYLLANYFLLAYPYGQPFVYDGFAFSTSATGASPPADANGYVTSTSCTNGAWQCTTQSAGVKGMVAWHNATRSATTVSNWTNTASNVIGFSRGSLGWFGVNRSGSASTATYTTGLADGAYRDRIAGTTITVSGGRASVTIPANGAVAIDVNARSGSSASPSTSPSVSTSPTSSTGTVQATFNVYAATTAGTSVYVVGSTAALGNWDTAKAVALSAGGYPIWSSTVAVPSGSSFEYKYLKKDAAGNVTWESNANRAVTTGSSAVTFTNSFGVANAGATAVTFTESATGTGLYVVGSIASLGSWNTADAIPLTSTGASGWSRLVALPQRTTFQYKYLRKDSSGTVTWESGSNRSYTTGTASSYTISDTWK; from the coding sequence ATGACAAAGAGATTGGTGCTCGCCGCCGTGACCAGCCTCGCGCTGGCCGGCGCGGGCGTGGCCGGGATCAGCCTGGCCGGCACGGCCAGCGCCGCCGTGTCGCTCAACAACAGCGACGTCACCGCGAACCTGTGGGAGTGGAACTTCGACTCCGTGGCAGCCGCCTGCACCAGCCAGCTCGGCCCGGCCGGATACGGCGCGGTCCAGGTCGCCCCGCCGCAGGAGTCGGTCACCCTCGCCTCGACCAGCGACGGCGCCCACCCGTGGTGGGAGGTGTACCAGCCGGTGTCGTACGACGTCTCCGGCCGGCTCGGCACCCAGGCGCAGTTCACCAGCATGGTCACCACCTGCCACAACGCCGGCGTACGCGTCTACGTGGATGCGGTGATCAACCACATGGCCGGCTCGAACAACACGGGGGGCAGCGGCTACGGCGGCTCGACGTTCAACGCGACCGGATACTCGTACCCGGCCGTGCCGTACTCGTACAACGACTTCCACCACCCGAACGACGGCTACTGCAACGACGACGACGGCCAGATCGACGACTACTCGAACGCCGCCGAGGTGCAGAACTGCGAGCTGGTGTCGCTCTCCGACCTCAAGTCGCAGGACACCGGCGTCCGCACGAAGATCGCCGGATACCTGAACAAGCTGGTCGACTGGGGGGTCGACGGCTTCCGGGTGGACGCCGCCAAGCACATGGCCGCCGCCGACCTGTCGGCGATCAAGGCGCTGCTGCACAACACCACCGAGGGCAGGAGCCCGTACTTCGCCCAGGAGGTGATCCCGGGCGGCAGCGGCGCCATCGCCCCGTCCGCGTACACCGGGATCGGCGACGTGCTCGGCTTCTCCTACGCCTACGGGCTGAAGACCCAGTTCGCCAACGGCACGCTGTCCAACCTGTCCGGCATCCCGTCGTGGAGCCTCGACGCGACCAGCGACCAGACCGCTGCCATGGTGACCAACCACGACCTGGAGCGCAACGGCTCGACCCTGCGTTACCAGGACGGCAGCACGTATCTGCTGGCCAACTACTTCCTGCTGGCCTACCCCTACGGCCAGCCGTTCGTGTACGACGGTTTCGCCTTCTCCACCTCGGCCACCGGCGCGTCCCCGCCCGCCGACGCCAACGGCTACGTGACCTCGACCAGCTGCACCAACGGTGCCTGGCAGTGCACCACCCAGAGCGCCGGGGTCAAGGGCATGGTCGCCTGGCACAACGCCACCCGGTCGGCGACCACCGTGTCGAACTGGACCAACACCGCCAGCAACGTGATCGGTTTCAGCCGGGGCTCGCTCGGCTGGTTCGGCGTCAACCGGTCCGGCAGCGCGTCGACCGCGACCTACACCACCGGGCTGGCCGACGGCGCGTACCGCGACCGGATCGCCGGCACGACGATCACCGTCTCCGGCGGTAGGGCCTCGGTGACCATCCCGGCGAACGGGGCGGTGGCGATCGACGTCAACGCCAGGTCCGGCTCCTCGGCGTCGCCGTCGACGTCGCCGTCGGTGTCCACCTCTCCCACCAGCTCCACCGGCACGGTCCAGGCCACGTTCAACGTCTACGCCGCCACGACTGCGGGCACTTCGGTGTACGTCGTGGGCTCCACCGCCGCGCTCGGCAACTGGGACACCGCGAAGGCGGTGGCCCTGTCCGCCGGCGGATACCCGATCTGGTCGTCGACGGTCGCGGTGCCGTCCGGGTCGAGTTTCGAGTACAAGTACCTCAAGAAGGACGCCGCCGGGAACGTCACCTGGGAGAGCAACGCGAACCGCGCGGTGACCACCGGCAGCTCGGCGGTGACCTTCACCAACAGCTTCGGGGTCGCCAACGCCGGCGCGACCGCGGTCACCTTCACCGAGTCGGCGACCGGGACCGGGCTGTACGTGGTGGGTTCGATCGCCTCGCTGGGCAGCTGGAACACGGCCGACGCGATCCCGCTGACATCGACCGGGGCGTCCGGCTGGAGCCGGCTGGTGGCCCTTCCGCAGCGCACCACCTTCCAGTACAAGTACCTCAGGAAGGACTCGTCCGGGACCGTGACGTGGGAGTCCGGCAGCAACCGCTCGTACACGACGGGCACCGCGTCCTCGTACACGATCAGCGACACCTGGAAGTAG
- a CDS encoding SGNH/GDSL hydrolase family protein, whose amino-acid sequence MKFLSIVTALLALTAAPASATARTQSYVALGDSYAAGIGAGDYTGSACVQSRTGAYPYLWAKAHPTAKLTFRACSGATTATVLATQLGSLSKSTRWVTVTAGGNDAGFATTLQTCLLGSDADCSAAVQQSTKIIRSALPTAADTLYTAIRKKAPNARVYVVGYPHLLSTGGGTGCVFDPTRRQLLNSTSDTLATVLRQHTAHRKNFTFVDGRTILAGHEVCTAHPWIHGLATGDLTESFHPTAAGHQAYAKALTKVMS is encoded by the coding sequence GTGAAGTTTCTCAGCATCGTCACCGCCCTGCTCGCCCTGACCGCCGCACCGGCCTCGGCCACCGCCCGGACGCAGTCCTATGTCGCGCTCGGCGACTCCTATGCCGCGGGCATCGGCGCCGGCGACTACACCGGTTCGGCCTGCGTGCAGAGCAGGACCGGCGCCTACCCGTACCTCTGGGCCAAGGCGCACCCCACCGCGAAGCTGACCTTCCGCGCCTGCAGCGGCGCCACCACCGCCACCGTCCTGGCCACCCAGCTCGGCAGCCTCTCGAAGAGCACCCGCTGGGTCACCGTCACCGCGGGCGGCAACGACGCCGGCTTCGCCACCACCCTGCAGACCTGCCTGCTCGGCAGCGATGCCGACTGCTCCGCCGCGGTCCAGCAGAGCACGAAGATCATCCGGTCGGCGCTGCCCACGGCCGCGGACACGCTCTACACCGCGATCCGCAAGAAAGCACCCAACGCCCGGGTGTACGTCGTCGGCTACCCCCACCTGCTCAGCACCGGCGGCGGCACCGGGTGCGTCTTCGACCCCACCCGCCGCCAGTTGCTGAACAGCACCTCGGACACCCTGGCCACGGTGCTCCGGCAGCACACCGCACACCGCAAGAACTTCACCTTCGTCGACGGCCGCACGATCCTCGCCGGGCACGAGGTCTGCACCGCGCACCCGTGGATCCACGGCCTGGCCACCGGCGACCTGACCGAGTCCTTCCACCCGACCGCGGCCGGGCATCAGGCGTACGCCAAGGCCCTCACCAAAGTCATGAGCTGA
- a CDS encoding TetR/AcrR family transcriptional regulator, whose amino-acid sequence MTSSSTPPRRRDAARTRQLLLDAARRRFATIGYAETTVRHIADEAGVNVALISRYFVSKEGLFEAALTASFTELRAAAGDVDPARIPETIAEQIIGQSSNTGPSHALLLILRSSGEERADRIRLRFLHMFAEKLSEAASLQGGDPDTLRAQILLSTAIGATLLRATNLEPLASASAADLTGPLRDVLQALIKVT is encoded by the coding sequence GTGACCAGCAGTTCCACCCCGCCCCGCCGCCGGGACGCGGCCCGCACCCGGCAGCTCCTGCTCGATGCCGCCCGCCGCCGCTTCGCCACCATCGGCTACGCGGAAACCACCGTCCGCCACATCGCCGACGAGGCCGGCGTCAACGTCGCGCTGATCAGCCGCTACTTCGTCTCGAAGGAGGGCCTCTTCGAGGCCGCCCTCACCGCCAGCTTCACCGAGCTGCGCGCCGCCGCCGGTGACGTCGACCCGGCCCGCATCCCGGAAACCATCGCCGAGCAGATCATCGGCCAGTCCAGCAATACCGGCCCCAGCCACGCCCTCCTGCTCATCCTGCGCTCCTCCGGCGAGGAGCGAGCCGACCGGATCCGCCTCCGCTTCCTGCACATGTTCGCCGAAAAGCTCTCCGAGGCCGCTTCCCTGCAGGGCGGCGACCCCGACACCCTGCGAGCCCAGATCCTCCTCTCCACCGCCATCGGCGCCACCCTCCTGCGCGCCACCAACCTGGAGCCGCTGGCCTCCGCCTCCGCCGCCGATCTCACCGGCCCGCTCCGCGACGTCCTCCAAGCCTTGATCAAAGTCACCTAG
- a CDS encoding class I SAM-dependent methyltransferase, with product MDASTEELRDAHDVLSEFYATHLAGVLDTMPVERAMLNLFAELTLTVGTEVADVGCGTGRLLPYLADRGLTPRGVDLSPKMIEVAEREHPGFPYAVADLRDLPFDDATLAGVVCWFSLIFLAPPARTPAFTELARVLKPGGYLVTAFKHGDGTRRRTGRSNSLGVDFDRYWLSPEEMTARFTQAGLSPVFQGHVPPEENDPPYGYMLVRRITG from the coding sequence ATGGACGCCAGCACCGAGGAACTGCGGGACGCCCACGACGTCCTCTCCGAGTTCTATGCGACGCATCTGGCCGGGGTCCTCGACACCATGCCCGTCGAGCGCGCCATGCTGAACCTGTTCGCCGAACTCACCCTGACCGTCGGCACCGAGGTCGCGGACGTGGGTTGCGGCACCGGCCGCCTCCTGCCCTACCTGGCGGATCGCGGCCTGACCCCGCGCGGGGTGGACCTCTCCCCGAAGATGATCGAGGTGGCCGAGCGCGAGCATCCCGGCTTCCCCTACGCGGTCGCCGACCTGCGCGACCTCCCCTTCGACGACGCGACGCTGGCCGGGGTGGTGTGCTGGTTCTCGCTGATCTTCCTGGCCCCGCCGGCCCGGACGCCGGCCTTCACCGAACTGGCCCGCGTCCTGAAACCCGGCGGCTATCTGGTGACCGCCTTCAAGCACGGCGACGGGACCCGCCGCCGCACCGGCCGCAGCAACAGCCTCGGGGTCGACTTCGACCGCTATTGGCTCTCCCCCGAGGAGATGACGGCGCGTTTCACGCAGGCCGGCCTCTCGCCGGTCTTCCAGGGCCACGTCCCGCCCGAGGAGAACGACCCGCCCTACGGCTACATGCTGGTCCGCAGAATTACCGGCTGA
- a CDS encoding glycerol-3-phosphate dehydrogenase/oxidase, with product MTVLSPERRDAALAALAAAEVDVLVIGGGVVGAGCALDAVTRGLSVGLVEARDFASGTSSRSSKLIHGGLRYLEMLDFGLVHEALRERGLILSRLAPHLARPVRFLYPLQHRGWERLYTGAGVALYDTMAWSGSLPNHRHLTRRGALRACPALRKESLVGALQYYDAQVDDARHTMFLARTAAAYGAHVANRVEVVGFLREGERVTGVTVRDLEYDRTFEIRAQQVINATGVWTDETQSLVGERGQFHVRASKGIHLVVPRDRIQSTTGLILRTASSVLFVIPWGRHWIVGTTDTDWALDKAHPAASAKDIDYLLTEVNKVLARPLERADVQGVYAGLRPLLSGESESTSKLSREHMVGSPVPGLVVVAGGKYTTYRVMAKDAVDACAFNLNRSVARCCTDRIPLLGAEGYPALWNRRGLIAAGSGLHIARVEHLLGRYGSLIHDLLALIEDDPTLGRPLTGADDYLRAEVVYAAAAEGARHLVDVLTRRTRISIETFDRGTSSAAEAAELMARVLGWTPAQRDREVENYRLRVEAERASQEQQTDETADATRLGAPDVIPLS from the coding sequence ATGACAGTGCTCTCACCTGAGCGTCGGGACGCCGCCCTGGCCGCCCTCGCAGCGGCCGAGGTCGACGTGCTGGTCATCGGTGGGGGAGTGGTCGGGGCGGGTTGCGCCCTCGACGCGGTCACGCGGGGGCTCTCCGTGGGACTCGTCGAGGCGCGCGACTTCGCCTCGGGCACGTCCAGCCGGTCCAGCAAACTGATCCACGGCGGCCTGCGCTATCTGGAGATGCTCGACTTCGGGCTGGTCCACGAGGCGCTGCGGGAACGCGGGCTGATCCTGTCCCGGCTCGCCCCGCACCTGGCCCGCCCGGTCCGGTTCCTGTACCCGCTGCAGCACCGCGGCTGGGAGCGGCTGTACACCGGGGCCGGTGTCGCCCTGTACGACACGATGGCCTGGTCGGGCAGCCTGCCGAACCACCGGCACCTGACCCGGCGCGGTGCGCTGCGGGCCTGCCCGGCGCTGCGCAAGGAGTCGCTGGTCGGGGCGCTGCAGTACTACGACGCGCAGGTCGACGACGCCCGGCACACGATGTTCCTGGCCCGCACCGCGGCGGCGTACGGCGCGCACGTCGCCAACCGGGTCGAGGTCGTCGGATTCCTGCGCGAGGGCGAACGCGTCACCGGGGTGACCGTTCGTGACCTGGAATACGACCGCACCTTCGAGATCCGCGCCCAGCAGGTGATCAACGCGACCGGGGTGTGGACCGACGAGACCCAGTCGCTCGTGGGTGAGCGCGGCCAGTTCCACGTGCGGGCGTCGAAGGGGATCCACCTCGTCGTACCGCGGGACCGGATCCAGTCGACCACCGGGCTCATCCTGCGGACGGCCAGCAGCGTGCTGTTCGTGATCCCGTGGGGGCGGCACTGGATCGTCGGCACCACCGACACCGACTGGGCGCTGGACAAGGCGCACCCGGCGGCGTCCGCGAAGGACATCGACTACCTGCTCACCGAGGTCAACAAGGTGCTGGCCCGGCCGTTGGAACGGGCCGACGTGCAAGGGGTGTACGCCGGATTGCGGCCGCTGCTCTCCGGCGAATCCGAGTCGACGTCGAAGCTGTCCCGGGAACACATGGTGGGCAGCCCGGTGCCGGGGCTGGTCGTGGTGGCCGGCGGAAAATACACGACATACCGTGTCATGGCGAAGGACGCGGTGGATGCCTGCGCCTTCAACCTGAACCGGTCCGTCGCCCGCTGCTGCACCGACCGGATCCCGCTGCTCGGCGCCGAAGGCTATCCGGCACTGTGGAACCGGCGCGGCCTGATCGCCGCCGGATCCGGCTTGCACATCGCCCGTGTCGAACACCTGCTCGGCCGATACGGATCATTGATCCACGACCTGCTCGCGCTGATCGAGGACGACCCGACGCTGGGCCGGCCACTGACCGGTGCGGACGATTACCTGCGAGCCGAAGTCGTCTACGCCGCGGCCGCCGAGGGTGCCCGCCACCTGGTCGACGTCCTCACCCGCCGCACCCGCATCTCGATCGAGACCTTCGACCGGGGCACGTCCTCGGCGGCCGAAGCCGCCGAACTGATGGCCCGCGTGCTCGGCTGGACCCCCGCCCAACGCGACCGCGAGGTGGAGAACTACCGCCTGCGCGTCGAAGCCGAACGCGCCTCCCAGGAACAACAGACCGACGAAACCGCCGACGCCACCCGCCTCGGCGCCCCTGACGTGATCCCCCTTTCCTGA